Proteins found in one Mesorhizobium sp. CAU 1732 genomic segment:
- a CDS encoding DUF1289 domain-containing protein, which translates to MTTIESPCILVCSIDMTTGYCFGCGRTREEIGDWLTMSPETRRSVMASLPTRLETVERRPRRETRRSRMARERGETA; encoded by the coding sequence ATGACGACGATCGAATCCCCCTGCATTCTGGTATGTTCCATAGACATGACAACCGGCTATTGCTTCGGTTGCGGGCGCACGCGCGAGGAGATCGGGGACTGGCTGACCATGTCGCCGGAGACACGCCGATCCGTCATGGCGTCTTTGCCGACGCGCCTCGAAACGGTCGAGCGTCGGCCGCGGCGTGAAACCAGGCGCAGCCGAATGGCGCGCGAACGCGGCGAGACGGCCTGA
- a CDS encoding uracil-DNA glycosylase family protein: MDADLSRLVEEIRACRICRDTPLRTPLPHEPRPVVMASSTARVLIAGQAPGTKVHATGLPFNDRSGDRLRDWLGVTREQFYDPANFAIAPMGFCFPGQDARGSDLPPRRECAPAWRERLIGQMPQIEIVLAIGLYAQAWHLGERRPGSLTETVASWREIVMRNAQPRILPLPHPSWRNTGWLKRNPWFEQDLLPVLRMEIAMRVDGET, encoded by the coding sequence ATGGACGCAGACCTTTCACGTCTCGTGGAGGAGATACGGGCGTGCCGCATCTGCCGCGACACGCCGCTTCGCACGCCCTTGCCGCACGAGCCGCGACCCGTCGTCATGGCGTCTTCGACGGCGCGCGTGCTGATCGCCGGGCAGGCGCCCGGAACGAAGGTCCACGCGACAGGGCTGCCGTTCAACGACCGCTCCGGCGACAGGCTGCGCGATTGGCTGGGCGTGACGCGCGAACAGTTTTATGATCCGGCCAATTTCGCGATCGCGCCGATGGGCTTCTGCTTTCCCGGGCAGGATGCGCGCGGTAGCGACCTGCCGCCGCGCCGCGAATGCGCGCCTGCATGGCGGGAGCGGCTGATCGGCCAGATGCCCCAGATCGAGATCGTGCTGGCGATCGGGCTCTATGCTCAGGCGTGGCATCTGGGAGAGAGGCGACCCGGCAGCCTGACGGAAACTGTCGCGTCCTGGCGCGAGATCGTCATGCGCAACGCGCAGCCCCGTATCCTGCCCTTGCCGCACCCGTCATGGCGCAACACTGGCTGGCTGAAGCGCAATCCCTGGTTCGAGCAGGATTTGCTTCCGGTGCTGCGAATGGAAATTGCAATGCGCGTGGACGGCGAAACTTAG
- a CDS encoding ABC transporter permease, which produces MSAPTQAAVAIVDRPPPPPRVWTGQRIAGHALMAFWIALAIGLVAFLYTSWDADIFARYAPNYLSGLIVTVQLVLISIVLGALLSAPIAYARVSKWKALAWPAYAYVYFFRGTPLLAQTFLIYYGLGQFRPQLEAIGLWTFFREAWYCAILAFTLNTAAYQAEILRGAVQSVPRGQWEGAESLGLHRFTTFQRIILPQALIVALRPYGNEIILLIKGSAIVAIITVYDLMGETRRAYSRTFDFQTYIWAAVVYLVIVEALRNVIDWIERRITKHLKR; this is translated from the coding sequence ATGAGCGCTCCGACGCAGGCCGCTGTTGCGATCGTCGATCGCCCGCCACCCCCGCCGCGTGTCTGGACAGGGCAGCGGATCGCCGGTCATGCGCTGATGGCGTTCTGGATCGCGCTGGCCATCGGGCTCGTCGCGTTCCTCTACACCTCGTGGGACGCGGACATATTCGCCCGCTACGCGCCGAATTACCTCTCCGGCCTGATCGTGACGGTTCAGCTCGTACTGATCTCGATCGTGCTCGGAGCGCTCCTGTCGGCACCCATCGCCTATGCGCGCGTGTCGAAATGGAAGGCGCTCGCCTGGCCCGCATACGCCTACGTCTATTTTTTTCGCGGCACGCCGCTGCTCGCGCAGACATTCCTGATCTACTACGGCCTCGGCCAGTTCCGGCCGCAACTCGAAGCGATCGGGCTCTGGACGTTCTTCCGTGAAGCCTGGTATTGCGCGATCCTTGCCTTCACGCTCAACACGGCGGCCTATCAGGCCGAAATCCTGCGAGGCGCCGTGCAGAGCGTTCCGCGCGGCCAGTGGGAGGGCGCAGAATCGCTGGGCCTGCATCGGTTCACGACGTTCCAGCGCATCATCCTGCCGCAGGCGCTCATCGTCGCGCTGCGCCCCTACGGCAACGAAATCATCCTGCTGATCAAGGGGTCCGCGATCGTCGCCATCATCACGGTCTACGATTTGATGGGCGAGACGCGCCGCGCCTATTCGCGGACGTTCGATTTCCAGACATACATCTGGGCGGCGGTCGTCTATCTCGTGATCGTCGAGGCGCTCCGCAACGTGATCGACTGGATCGAACGCCGCATCACCAAGCATCTCAAGCGCTGA
- a CDS encoding nicotinate-nucleotide--dimethylbenzimidazole phosphoribosyltransferase, giving the protein MTTGLPFDDFRQLLKTLPGPNEAAHARAVARTATLSSQGPALGRAGTIAAWLAAWTGRDPQVLRPLVALFAGTHGVFRHGVSPRGAGDTQAMIEHCAAGGAMVNQLCAAGDLGLKVFDLALHLPVGDITQEPALDERGCAATMAFGMEAVAGGIDLLCVGGVGAGGTTSAAAIMFGLFGGEAGDWVGPGAGADDAMMARKVEAVEKAVALHGAHLKDPLEALRRLGGREFAAIAGAILAARVEKVPVILDGYASLAAAAILHAATPSAIDHCLLGHVSTEPGMARAAALMGLQPLLDLSLGDGEGAGAAFAAGIVKNAALVHSGMALRT; this is encoded by the coding sequence ATGACAACCGGTCTACCATTCGACGATTTTCGCCAGCTCCTCAAGACATTGCCCGGGCCGAACGAGGCAGCGCACGCACGCGCCGTGGCCAGAACCGCCACGCTTTCGAGCCAGGGTCCAGCACTTGGGCGTGCCGGAACCATCGCGGCATGGCTCGCCGCCTGGACAGGGCGCGACCCGCAGGTGCTGCGCCCGCTGGTCGCGCTTTTCGCGGGAACGCACGGCGTGTTCCGGCACGGTGTGTCGCCGCGCGGTGCGGGCGACACGCAGGCGATGATCGAGCACTGCGCGGCAGGCGGCGCGATGGTCAACCAACTGTGCGCGGCGGGTGATCTCGGCCTCAAGGTCTTCGACCTCGCGCTTCACCTGCCGGTCGGCGACATCACACAGGAGCCTGCGCTCGACGAGCGCGGCTGCGCCGCGACGATGGCGTTCGGCATGGAAGCCGTTGCCGGCGGCATCGACCTTTTGTGCGTCGGCGGGGTTGGCGCCGGCGGCACGACCTCTGCCGCGGCGATCATGTTCGGTCTGTTCGGAGGAGAGGCGGGTGACTGGGTCGGACCAGGCGCCGGCGCAGACGACGCGATGATGGCGCGCAAGGTGGAGGCGGTCGAGAAGGCCGTCGCTCTGCATGGCGCACATCTCAAGGACCCGCTGGAAGCCTTGCGCAGGCTCGGCGGACGCGAGTTTGCCGCGATCGCGGGCGCGATCCTGGCCGCGCGTGTCGAGAAGGTGCCGGTCATCCTCGACGGCTACGCCAGTCTGGCGGCAGCAGCCATACTTCATGCGGCGACGCCATCGGCGATCGACCATTGCCTGCTTGGCCATGTCTCGACCGAACCGGGCATGGCGAGGGCGGCGGCTCTCATGGGTTTGCAGCCGCTCCTCGACCTGTCGCTCGGAGACGGCGAGGGCGCAGGCGCTGCGTTCGCGGCCGGCATCGTGAAGAACGCCGCGCTGGTGCATTCCGGGATGGCCTTGCGCACTTAG
- a CDS encoding thermonuclease family protein yields MTRRPARLPARRGARPARRRSAVRWILDLALAGAVLGALALFVVNYDAPKQTLGGQARIGDGDSLQIGETRIRLEGIDAPEYNQLCDKQGVEYPCGRQARDALVRLVQSGNLSCEGWRHDRYGRLLARCFAGDIDVNKAMVEQGWAVAYGDYDGSEREARDAARGLWAGSFEPPREWRRIHGGLFEAEHDGLSRLFDWLTAWWSGQGLGEDNGRGETE; encoded by the coding sequence ATGACCCGACGCCCGGCCAGACTGCCCGCCAGACGCGGCGCAAGGCCGGCGCGTCGGCGATCCGCCGTGCGGTGGATTCTCGACCTTGCGCTGGCGGGTGCGGTCCTGGGCGCCCTGGCGCTGTTCGTCGTCAACTATGATGCGCCAAAGCAGACATTGGGCGGTCAGGCGCGGATCGGTGACGGCGACTCGCTTCAGATTGGGGAAACACGCATCCGTCTCGAAGGCATCGATGCGCCCGAATACAACCAGCTCTGCGATAAGCAAGGTGTCGAGTATCCCTGCGGGCGGCAGGCGCGCGACGCGCTGGTCCGGCTCGTCCAAAGCGGGAATTTGTCCTGTGAAGGCTGGCGGCACGACCGCTACGGCAGGCTTCTGGCCCGATGTTTTGCCGGCGACATCGATGTGAACAAGGCTATGGTGGAACAGGGCTGGGCGGTCGCCTATGGTGACTATGACGGCAGCGAGCGGGAGGCGAGGGACGCGGCGCGGGGCCTGTGGGCAGGCTCGTTCGAGCCGCCTCGGGAATGGCGGCGCATCCATGGCGGCCTGTTCGAGGCCGAACATGACGGACTGTCTCGTCTGTTCGACTGGCTGACGGCATGGTGGTCGGGCCAGGGGCTTGGCGAGGACAATGGGAGAGGAGAGACGGAATGA
- a CDS encoding TIGR02281 family clan AA aspartic protease has product MNRTLWFVFGAIGIGLVLLLASGDSGTVFGVQDDTFARTLYLGILAGVIATGILGSGLRFGQIARTMAIWVLIILVLMGGYQYRYELQDIASRVTAGLIPGSPLSLVDGDGRAAVMIDRLSNGHFEVRAEINGTAVTTMIDTGATSTVLTAADAARAGFDPETLSFTIPIMTANGEARAARIVADEIRVGDITRSRMPMLVAEAGRLDRSLLGMNFIGSLSGFDMRGERLILRD; this is encoded by the coding sequence ATGAACCGGACATTGTGGTTCGTTTTCGGCGCCATCGGGATCGGGCTGGTGCTGCTCCTCGCAAGCGGCGATTCCGGCACGGTCTTCGGCGTTCAGGACGACACGTTCGCCCGGACGCTCTATCTCGGCATTCTGGCGGGTGTCATCGCAACGGGCATCCTCGGCTCCGGCCTGCGCTTCGGCCAGATCGCGCGAACGATGGCGATCTGGGTGCTCATCATCCTCGTCCTGATGGGCGGATACCAATATCGCTACGAATTGCAGGACATCGCCAGCCGCGTCACGGCCGGACTCATTCCGGGAAGTCCGCTGTCACTGGTGGATGGCGACGGACGCGCGGCCGTCATGATCGACCGGCTCTCGAACGGCCATTTCGAGGTTCGCGCCGAAATCAACGGCACAGCCGTCACGACCATGATCGACACCGGTGCGACGAGCACCGTGCTGACTGCCGCGGACGCCGCCCGCGCCGGCTTCGATCCGGAAACGCTGTCCTTCACCATCCCGATCATGACCGCCAACGGCGAAGCGCGCGCCGCACGCATCGTCGCTGACGAAATCCGTGTCGGCGACATCACGCGAAGCCGTATGCCCATGCTCGTCGCTGAAGCAGGCAGGCTGGATCGCAGCCTTCTCGGCATGAACTTCATCGGAAGCCTGTCCGGCTTCGACATGCGCGGCGAGCGCCTGATCCTGCGCGACTGA
- a CDS encoding DNA alkylation repair protein, translating to MAELSPLSTADEIVAHLRAIGSEENRQGMLRYGIRIDRALGVSHGIQRDIARKIKRNHERAFALWDTGIMEAQFIASVTADPKRFTIQNARDWAAAFDSWDIVDGVTDLFVDCDFWKELIVEFANDDREFVKRAAFAMMAWSVVHRKAEPDATFLEFLGIVEAKSADDRNFVRKAISWALRSIGKRNMALNRAALSLAERLAASGDKTRRWLGKEAIRELTAEKTLAGVAKREAARAKKRT from the coding sequence TTGGCGGAGCTGTCGCCCCTCTCGACCGCCGACGAGATCGTCGCGCATCTGCGCGCGATCGGCTCGGAGGAGAACCGTCAGGGCATGCTGCGCTACGGCATCCGCATCGATCGCGCGCTTGGCGTCTCGCATGGCATCCAGCGCGACATCGCCCGCAAGATCAAGCGCAACCACGAGCGCGCATTCGCGCTCTGGGACACCGGCATCATGGAGGCGCAGTTCATCGCGTCCGTGACCGCCGACCCGAAGCGCTTCACGATCCAGAATGCCCGCGACTGGGCAGCCGCGTTCGATTCATGGGACATCGTCGACGGCGTCACCGACCTGTTCGTCGACTGCGATTTCTGGAAAGAGCTGATCGTGGAGTTCGCGAACGACGACCGCGAATTCGTCAAACGGGCCGCGTTCGCGATGATGGCCTGGTCTGTCGTGCATCGGAAGGCGGAACCGGATGCAACGTTTCTCGAATTCCTCGGCATCGTGGAAGCCAAGTCCGCCGACGACCGCAATTTCGTCAGGAAGGCGATAAGCTGGGCGCTGCGTTCGATCGGCAAGCGCAACATGGCTTTGAACCGCGCAGCACTCTCCCTAGCTGAACGGCTCGCCGCGTCGGGCGACAAGACGCGCCGCTGGCTCGGCAAGGAAGCTATCCGCGAGTTGACGGCGGAAAAGACCCTTGCCGGCGTTGCGAAGCGTGAAGCCGCCCGCGCGAAAAAGCGGACCTAA
- the dusA gene encoding tRNA dihydrouridine(20/20a) synthase DusA: MKYQSHRFAVAPMMDWTDRHCRFFHRQLTSRALLYTEMVVADAIIHGDRDRLLGHDAVEHPLALQLGGSQPERLAQAARIAAEYGYDEINLNVGCPSDRVQSGTFGACLMRTPALVADCVAAMKAEVRIPVTVKCRIGVDDQDPEPALDELADRVLAAGSDALWVHARKAWLQGLSPKENRDIPPLDYARVHRLKARLGSDRFVGINGGIHTLEEALAQRAAGADGVMLGRAAYHNPGLLAAADARFYGEQAAPVDWDAMIDAMAAYASRHIAAGGRLVHVTRHMTGLFHGLAGARKWRQILSTEAPKPGAGPDVLKVALAEICLDEQAKAA; this comes from the coding sequence GTGAAATATCAAAGCCATAGATTTGCCGTAGCGCCCATGATGGACTGGACCGATCGTCATTGCAGGTTCTTCCATCGCCAACTGACGTCGCGCGCGCTTCTCTATACGGAGATGGTGGTTGCCGATGCGATCATCCACGGCGACCGCGACAGGCTTCTCGGTCACGATGCGGTGGAGCATCCGCTCGCGCTTCAGCTCGGCGGATCGCAGCCCGAAAGACTCGCCCAGGCGGCGCGGATCGCCGCTGAATACGGCTACGACGAGATCAATTTGAATGTCGGCTGCCCGTCCGACCGGGTGCAGTCCGGCACGTTCGGTGCATGCCTGATGCGCACGCCGGCGCTCGTCGCCGACTGCGTCGCCGCGATGAAGGCGGAAGTGCGCATTCCAGTGACGGTCAAGTGCCGCATCGGCGTGGATGACCAGGATCCCGAACCGGCGCTCGACGAACTTGCGGACCGGGTTCTCGCGGCCGGCTCCGACGCGCTCTGGGTCCATGCCCGCAAGGCATGGCTGCAAGGCCTGTCTCCGAAGGAGAACCGCGACATCCCCCCGCTCGACTATGCGCGGGTTCACCGGCTGAAGGCGAGGCTGGGAAGCGACCGTTTCGTCGGCATCAACGGCGGCATTCACACGCTCGAAGAGGCGCTGGCGCAGCGCGCGGCGGGGGCGGACGGTGTCATGCTCGGACGCGCTGCCTATCACAATCCCGGCCTGCTGGCCGCCGCCGATGCCCGTTTCTACGGTGAACAGGCCGCGCCGGTCGATTGGGATGCCATGATCGACGCCATGGCGGCCTATGCATCGCGGCACATCGCGGCTGGTGGCAGGCTCGTCCACGTGACGCGGCATATGACGGGCCTTTTTCACGGCCTCGCCGGCGCGCGCAAATGGCGTCAGATACTCTCCACCGAAGCGCCGAAGCCCGGCGCCGGCCCGGATGTGCTCAAGGTCGCGCTTGCAGAGATTTGTCTGGACGAACAGGCAAAGGCTGCCTGA
- a CDS encoding Lrp/AsnC family transcriptional regulator translates to MDRLDRKILRLLQEDSTLAVADVAKKVGLSTTPCWRRIQKLEEEGVIQRRVAVLNPAKVNTRVNVFVSIRTNTHSLEWLKRFSEVIQEFPEVVEFYRMSGEVDYLLRVVVPDIAAYDAFYKRLIAKIEIRDVSSAFAMEQIKYTTQLPLDYLVLDKESGANAA, encoded by the coding sequence ATGGACCGCCTCGACAGAAAAATTCTTCGCCTCTTGCAGGAAGATTCGACACTCGCCGTCGCCGATGTTGCGAAAAAGGTAGGCCTGTCGACAACGCCTTGCTGGCGGCGCATCCAGAAGCTGGAGGAAGAAGGCGTCATCCAGCGTCGCGTCGCGGTGCTCAATCCGGCCAAGGTCAACACGCGCGTCAACGTCTTCGTGTCGATCCGCACCAACACGCACAGTCTCGAATGGCTGAAGCGGTTTTCCGAGGTGATTCAGGAATTCCCGGAAGTGGTCGAGTTCTACCGCATGAGCGGCGAGGTCGATTACTTGCTTCGGGTCGTGGTTCCCGACATCGCCGCCTATGACGCGTTCTACAAGCGGCTGATCGCGAAGATCGAAATCCGCGACGTGTCGTCCGCCTTCGCGATGGAGCAGATCAAGTACACGACGCAGCTTCCGCTGGACTATCTGGTGCTCGACAAGGAGAGCGGTGCGAACGCGGCTTAG
- a CDS encoding glutathione S-transferase encodes MKLFDGGRAPNPRRVRVFLAEKGIEVPLVPVDMGALGHKSDEVARRNPLQRLPVLELDDGTVLSESVAICRYFEELQPEPPLMGVGAVGKATVEMWQRRMELNLLMVVAQAFRHIHPAMKEWEIPQIPEWGEANKPKAAEFLALLDRELATREFVAGDAYSIADITGMIAIDFMKPARISVGEDLSNVQRWYAAVSARPSAKA; translated from the coding sequence ATGAAGCTTTTCGACGGGGGCCGGGCGCCCAATCCGCGCCGCGTGCGCGTCTTTCTGGCCGAGAAGGGCATTGAGGTCCCGCTGGTGCCGGTCGATATGGGCGCGCTCGGGCACAAATCCGACGAGGTCGCCCGCCGCAATCCGCTGCAGCGCCTTCCGGTTCTCGAATTGGACGATGGCACGGTCCTGAGCGAATCCGTCGCGATCTGCCGCTATTTCGAGGAGTTGCAGCCAGAGCCGCCGCTGATGGGCGTCGGTGCCGTCGGCAAGGCGACGGTCGAGATGTGGCAGCGTCGCATGGAGCTCAACCTCTTGATGGTGGTCGCACAGGCGTTCCGCCATATCCACCCGGCCATGAAAGAGTGGGAGATCCCGCAGATCCCCGAATGGGGCGAAGCAAACAAGCCGAAGGCGGCAGAATTCCTCGCGCTTCTGGATCGCGAGTTGGCGACCCGCGAATTCGTGGCCGGTGACGCCTATTCCATCGCTGACATCACCGGCATGATCGCGATCGATTTCATGAAGCCAGCCCGTATCTCGGTCGGTGAAGACCTTTCCAACGTTCAGCGGTGGTATGCGGCGGTTTCGGCCCGTCCGAGCGCAAAGGCCTGA
- a CDS encoding sulfite exporter TauE/SafE family protein → MVGLDLPVSELVTFAVALAAASIVSGLMAGIFGIGGGAVLVPVFYQVFGLLDVEEAVRMHLSVGSSLAIIIPTAIRSFMAHRAKGAVDMDLLKKFLIPVPVGVVLASLTAAYISSEGLRVVFAVMTLLVAGRLLFNRDSWRIGSDIPKNPGVSIAGVFIGYFSTLMGIGGGVLNNTFMTVFGRPMHQAVATSSGVGVLIGIPGTIGYIWAGWGNPDLPIASTGYINWIAVALTIPLALLVTPYGVRIAHALTKRQLEISFGLFCIFVSARFFWSLID, encoded by the coding sequence ATGGTCGGACTTGACCTGCCGGTCAGCGAACTGGTTACGTTTGCCGTTGCGCTCGCGGCCGCAAGCATCGTGTCGGGGCTGATGGCCGGAATTTTCGGCATTGGCGGCGGCGCAGTCCTGGTTCCGGTTTTCTATCAGGTTTTCGGATTGCTGGATGTCGAGGAAGCGGTGCGCATGCATCTCTCCGTCGGATCGTCGCTGGCGATCATCATTCCGACCGCGATCCGCTCCTTCATGGCACACCGCGCAAAGGGCGCGGTGGACATGGACCTCCTCAAAAAATTCCTGATCCCGGTTCCGGTTGGCGTCGTTCTGGCCTCGTTGACGGCAGCCTATATATCGAGCGAAGGGCTGCGCGTCGTGTTCGCCGTCATGACCCTTCTGGTGGCCGGGCGGTTGCTGTTCAATCGCGATAGCTGGCGTATCGGGTCGGACATCCCGAAGAACCCCGGTGTCAGCATTGCGGGCGTCTTCATCGGCTATTTCTCGACCCTCATGGGGATCGGCGGCGGCGTTCTCAACAACACGTTCATGACGGTCTTCGGGCGGCCCATGCACCAGGCCGTGGCGACGTCGTCGGGCGTTGGTGTCCTCATCGGTATCCCCGGCACGATCGGTTATATCTGGGCGGGTTGGGGAAATCCGGACCTGCCGATCGCGTCGACCGGATACATCAACTGGATCGCGGTGGCGCTCACCATTCCGCTGGCACTTCTGGTTACGCCATACGGCGTCCGCATCGCGCATGCATTGACGAAGCGGCAGCTCGAAATCAGCTTCGGCCTGTTTTGCATCTTCGTGTCGGCGCGGTTCTTCTGGAGCCTCATCGACTGA
- a CDS encoding ATP-binding protein — translation MALLRSNTADKNIVDRRKANRNSDVARAVKRTRDRLSEQAGNPLFERELLKLHARTMLNTALALPLMVMAVSALGLYAGVGMNIVTWAMVTIACYGGLVLIARQIVRTDQAEIHPVLVRRGFLLGHFVSGMGWAYFAWIGCGDCQVEQFPALKAVVLLLAMAATAIISSALSGALVTTFALPVGVLALAFGLSPVWEPVEAIMVGLLIVSLPFFTYVAGHLHASTLMLLSFRSEKDALIAELETAKSMSDEARRRAEEANLAKSRFLATMSHELRTPLNAILGFSEVMANEVLGPLENETYRDYANDINGSGRHLLHLINEILDLSRIEAGRYQLTEEPITLEGVVEECCHLMELKARNKDIRLIQQFEPQLPRMFADERSLRQVTLNLLSNAIKFAPSGSEVRVRIGWTAGGGQYISVKDNGPGIPEDEIPVVLSAFGQGSIAIKSAEQGTGLGLPIVQGLVALHGGEFQLHSKLREGTEAIAIFPPQRVMEELPALPTREKLWAAAGRRR, via the coding sequence ATGGCGTTACTACGCTCAAACACGGCCGACAAGAATATTGTGGATCGCAGGAAAGCGAACCGCAACAGCGATGTCGCGCGCGCGGTGAAGCGCACCAGAGACCGCCTCTCGGAACAGGCCGGCAACCCGCTTTTCGAACGCGAACTGCTCAAGCTTCACGCGCGCACGATGCTCAACACCGCGCTTGCCTTGCCTTTGATGGTCATGGCGGTTTCCGCGCTCGGGCTCTATGCCGGCGTCGGCATGAACATCGTCACATGGGCAATGGTCACCATCGCCTGTTATGGTGGATTGGTCCTGATCGCCCGGCAGATCGTGAGGACGGATCAAGCCGAAATCCATCCGGTTCTGGTGAGACGCGGCTTCCTGCTCGGCCATTTCGTCAGCGGCATGGGCTGGGCTTATTTTGCCTGGATCGGCTGCGGCGATTGCCAGGTCGAGCAGTTCCCTGCGCTCAAGGCCGTCGTGCTGCTTCTGGCCATGGCCGCGACGGCGATCATCTCGTCCGCGCTCAGCGGAGCGCTCGTCACGACCTTCGCATTGCCGGTCGGCGTTCTCGCGCTTGCGTTCGGCCTGTCGCCTGTCTGGGAGCCGGTCGAGGCGATCATGGTAGGCCTCCTGATCGTTTCGCTGCCGTTCTTCACCTATGTCGCCGGTCACCTCCATGCATCGACACTCATGCTGCTCTCGTTCCGCTCGGAAAAGGATGCGCTGATCGCCGAACTCGAGACCGCCAAATCGATGTCGGACGAAGCCCGCCGCCGCGCCGAGGAAGCCAACCTCGCCAAATCGCGCTTTCTCGCGACGATGAGCCACGAATTGCGAACCCCACTGAACGCGATCCTCGGCTTTTCCGAAGTTATGGCGAACGAGGTTCTGGGGCCGCTGGAGAACGAGACCTACCGGGACTACGCAAACGACATCAACGGCTCCGGCCGCCACCTCCTGCACCTCATCAACGAAATCCTCGATCTGTCGCGCATCGAAGCCGGCCGGTATCAGCTCACCGAAGAGCCGATCACGCTCGAAGGTGTGGTCGAGGAATGCTGCCATCTCATGGAACTGAAGGCGCGCAACAAGGACATCCGCCTCATCCAGCAGTTCGAACCGCAGCTTCCGCGCATGTTTGCCGACGAACGATCGCTGAGACAGGTGACGCTGAACCTGCTCTCCAACGCGATCAAGTTCGCGCCGAGCGGCAGCGAGGTGCGCGTGCGTATCGGCTGGACGGCGGGCGGCGGCCAGTACATCTCGGTCAAGGACAACGGCCCCGGCATCCCGGAAGACGAGATACCCGTCGTGCTGTCCGCCTTCGGCCAGGGATCGATCGCGATCAAGAGCGCCGAACAGGGAACCGGGCTGGGACTGCCCATCGTGCAGGGCCTGGTCGCGCTTCATGGCGGCGAGTTCCAGCTTCACTCGAAGCTGCGCGAAGGCACCGAAGCGATCGCCATCTTCCCGCCGCAGCGCGTGATGGAAGAACTGCCCGCCCTTCCCACGCGCGAAAAACTCTGGGCGGCTGCGGGCCGGCGGCGCTAG
- a CDS encoding NAD(P)-dependent oxidoreductase, with protein MNGAAKSSQTTVTNGGSRMAKVAFLGLGVMGYPMAGHLKAKGGHDVTVYNRTAAKAEKWAKEHGGRAATTPAEAAKDQDFVFACVGNDDDLRAVTLGENGAFSTMKKGAIFIDNTTASAEVARELDAAAKERGLGFIDAPVSGGQAGAENGVLTVMCGGDEATFAKAQPVIDAYARMVGLMGPAGAGQLTKMINQICIAGLVQGLAEGISFGKKAGLDIEKVIDVISKGAAGSWQMENRHKTMNAGKYDFGFAVDWMRKDLGICLAEADRNGAKLPVTALIDQFYKDVQDMGGKRWDTSSLLARLER; from the coding sequence CTGAATGGCGCGGCGAAAAGCTCGCAAACGACTGTAACAAACGGAGGGAGCCGCATGGCAAAGGTAGCATTTTTGGGTTTGGGCGTGATGGGCTACCCCATGGCAGGCCATCTCAAGGCCAAGGGCGGACATGATGTCACCGTCTATAACCGGACCGCAGCCAAGGCCGAAAAATGGGCCAAGGAACATGGCGGTCGCGCGGCCACCACGCCTGCCGAGGCCGCAAAGGACCAGGATTTCGTCTTCGCCTGCGTCGGAAACGACGACGATCTGCGGGCGGTGACGCTCGGCGAAAACGGCGCGTTCTCGACGATGAAAAAAGGCGCGATCTTCATCGACAACACGACGGCCTCGGCGGAAGTGGCGCGCGAGCTCGATGCCGCCGCAAAGGAACGCGGCCTGGGCTTCATCGACGCCCCCGTCTCCGGCGGCCAGGCTGGCGCTGAAAACGGCGTTCTGACGGTGATGTGCGGCGGTGACGAGGCGACGTTCGCGAAGGCGCAGCCGGTGATCGACGCCTATGCGCGCATGGTCGGCCTGATGGGACCGGCAGGCGCGGGCCAACTGACCAAGATGATCAACCAGATCTGCATCGCGGGCCTGGTCCAGGGCCTCGCCGAAGGCATCAGTTTCGGGAAGAAGGCGGGTCTCGACATCGAAAAGGTGATCGACGTCATCTCCAAGGGCGCCGCCGGTTCGTGGCAGATGGAAAACCGCCACAAGACCATGAATGCCGGAAAATACGATTTCGGCTTCGCGGTCGACTGGATGCGCAAGGATCTCGGCATCTGCCTTGCCGAAGCGGATCGCAACGGCGCCAAGCTGCCCGTCACCGCGCTCATCGACCAGTTCTACAAGGACGTGCAGGACATGGGCGGCAAGCGCTGGGATACCTCGTCGCTGCTGGCGCGCCTCGAGCGGTAG